Proteins encoded by one window of Haloarcula pelagica:
- a CDS encoding SDR family NAD(P)-dependent oxidoreductase: MSVRESFSLDGETAIVTGAAQGLGKQMASGLAEMGADVAIADVNEEKAERAAAELDGETTVIATEVDVTDEASVEAMVEDVTDRLGPIDVLVNNAGIVENSPAEETSIESWRRIVAVNLDGVFLCAKHVGQQMLERGEGRIVNISSMSGFDVNVPQKQASYNTTKAGVRMLTQSLAVEWGDRGVRVNAIAPGYMRTELVDEVLAENPEMEETWLENTPMGRLGRPEELKELVVYLASDASSYMTGSTVVMDGGYTSR; the protein is encoded by the coding sequence ATGAGTGTACGCGAGAGTTTCTCCCTCGACGGAGAGACGGCTATCGTCACCGGTGCAGCACAGGGACTCGGAAAGCAGATGGCGAGCGGGCTCGCGGAGATGGGCGCCGATGTCGCCATCGCCGACGTGAACGAGGAGAAAGCCGAGCGGGCCGCGGCCGAACTCGACGGCGAGACGACGGTCATCGCGACCGAGGTCGACGTGACAGACGAGGCCTCCGTCGAGGCGATGGTCGAGGACGTGACCGACCGCCTCGGCCCCATCGACGTGCTGGTCAACAACGCGGGGATCGTCGAGAACTCGCCGGCCGAGGAGACCAGCATCGAGTCCTGGCGGCGTATCGTCGCCGTCAACTTAGACGGCGTCTTCCTCTGTGCCAAACACGTCGGCCAGCAGATGCTAGAGCGGGGCGAAGGGCGGATCGTCAACATCTCCTCGATGTCCGGGTTCGATGTCAACGTCCCGCAGAAACAGGCCAGCTACAACACGACGAAAGCCGGCGTCAGGATGTTGACCCAGTCGCTCGCCGTCGAGTGGGGGGACCGCGGCGTCCGTGTCAACGCCATCGCGCCGGGGTACATGCGCACCGAGCTGGTCGACGAGGTGCTGGCCGAGAACCCCGAGATGGAGGAGACGTGGCTGGAGAACACGCCGATGGGACGGCTCGGCCGTCCGGAGGAACTCAAGGAACTCGTCGTCTATCTCGCCTCGGACGCCTCCTCGTACATGACCGGGTCGACGGTCGTCATGGACGGCGGCTACACCTCCCGATAG
- a CDS encoding rhamnulokinase, producing MNHVAIDIGASGGTVYLGRVTPTDFDVREVHRFENRPVRRDGRYVWDLAALRERMVDGLEAAAERADGLDTVGVDTWGLDFGLLADGEVLRDPVSYRDPEATATREELFASVGKRRLFAATGITNWNTPNTLWQLHTLAERDPALLERADSLLMMPQLLTTLLGGDQCGEVTVASTTQMVDPSERAWATDLLDDLGVPTALLPSLEEPGRRLGPVADDVAERVSETPELVTPASHDTAAAVAGLPLAEDGAFLNTGSWFILGVERDAPVRTDAGFEHGVSNELGVDGTVRLLTNVNGFFLLEECREAWRANGEPAGYDHLLSAARDAPARAALVDPDAESFDIDGSMPDQLRAYCRRTDQPVPTGQGEIVRCLLDSLVTKTALELDALAAVTDDRPESINLGGGGVRNDLFCQLLADATDRPVVAGPVEATAIGNLLTQALAVDTLPDLAAGRRLVASAFETTRYEPTDTGEWERAKERLTDLPSA from the coding sequence ATGAACCACGTCGCCATCGATATCGGCGCCAGCGGCGGCACGGTGTATCTCGGTCGCGTGACGCCGACCGACTTCGACGTTCGGGAGGTCCACCGGTTCGAGAACCGGCCGGTCCGACGGGACGGACGGTACGTCTGGGACCTCGCGGCGCTCCGCGAGCGGATGGTCGACGGCCTGGAAGCCGCCGCCGAACGGGCCGACGGACTCGACACCGTCGGCGTCGACACCTGGGGGCTGGACTTCGGTCTCCTCGCGGACGGCGAGGTCCTCCGGGACCCCGTCTCCTACCGCGATCCGGAGGCGACGGCGACACGCGAGGAGCTGTTCGCGTCGGTCGGCAAGCGCCGGCTCTTCGCGGCGACCGGGATCACCAACTGGAACACGCCGAACACGCTCTGGCAACTCCACACGCTCGCCGAGCGCGACCCGGCCCTCCTCGAACGGGCCGACAGCCTGCTCATGATGCCACAGCTCCTGACGACCCTGTTGGGCGGCGATCAGTGTGGTGAAGTGACCGTCGCCTCGACCACGCAGATGGTCGATCCGAGCGAGCGCGCGTGGGCGACCGACCTGCTCGACGACCTGGGGGTGCCGACTGCTCTCCTCCCGTCGCTCGAAGAGCCCGGCCGGCGGCTGGGGCCGGTCGCCGACGACGTGGCCGAGCGGGTTTCGGAAACGCCCGAACTCGTCACGCCGGCGAGCCACGACACGGCGGCGGCCGTCGCTGGGCTCCCGCTGGCCGAAGACGGGGCCTTCCTCAACACGGGGTCGTGGTTCATCCTCGGTGTCGAGCGCGACGCCCCGGTTCGTACCGACGCGGGCTTCGAGCACGGCGTCTCGAACGAACTCGGCGTCGACGGGACCGTCCGCCTCCTGACGAACGTCAACGGCTTCTTCCTGCTCGAAGAGTGCCGCGAAGCCTGGCGGGCGAACGGCGAGCCGGCCGGGTACGACCATCTCCTGTCGGCGGCCCGCGACGCCCCTGCCCGGGCCGCGCTCGTCGACCCCGACGCCGAGAGCTTCGACATCGACGGCTCGATGCCCGACCAGCTCCGCGCCTACTGTCGGCGGACCGACCAGCCGGTCCCGACCGGCCAGGGGGAGATCGTCCGCTGTCTCCTCGACAGCCTGGTGACGAAGACGGCGCTGGAGCTGGACGCGCTCGCGGCCGTCACCGACGATCGGCCCGAAAGCATCAACCTGGGCGGTGGCGGCGTCCGCAACGACCTGTTCTGTCAGTTGCTCGCGGACGCGACCGACCGCCCGGTCGTCGCCGGTCCGGTCGAGGCGACGGCGATCGGGAACCTCCTGACACAGGCGCTCGCCGTCGACACCCTCCCGGATCTCGCGGCCGGGCGCCGACTCGTCGCCTCGGCGTTCGAGACGACGCGGTACGAGCCCACCGACACGGGCGAGTGGGAGCGGGCGAAAGAACGGCTGACCGACCTCCCGTCGGCGTAG
- a CDS encoding class II aldolase/adducin family protein, which produces MSSETIPHYETRNAICEYGRSLLDDDLTTGTGGNLSTRLDEDHVAISPSGVPYAEIEPADVPVVHTDGTVVEGEIDPSTELPMHLEVYEQRPDVGGVVHTHSPYATTFASLGEAIPASHYLLAFTGTEVPVAEYETHATQALGDAAVDALGESYNATLLRNHGVLTADGSLEDAYTVALMVEYCARIHHQARAIGEPEILPDEEIDRLRGKLDSYGQ; this is translated from the coding sequence ATGTCATCAGAGACGATCCCCCACTACGAGACACGTAACGCCATCTGCGAGTACGGACGCAGCCTCCTCGACGACGACCTGACGACCGGCACCGGCGGCAACTTGAGTACACGCCTCGACGAGGACCACGTCGCGATCAGTCCGTCCGGCGTCCCCTACGCGGAGATCGAGCCCGCGGACGTGCCCGTCGTCCACACCGACGGCACCGTCGTCGAGGGGGAGATCGACCCCTCGACGGAACTGCCGATGCATCTGGAGGTGTACGAGCAGCGGCCGGACGTTGGCGGTGTCGTCCACACCCACTCGCCGTACGCGACCACGTTCGCCTCGCTGGGCGAGGCGATCCCGGCCTCACACTACCTGCTCGCGTTCACCGGCACCGAGGTGCCAGTCGCCGAGTACGAGACTCACGCGACACAGGCGCTCGGCGACGCCGCCGTCGACGCGCTCGGGGAGTCGTACAACGCGACGCTCCTGCGCAACCACGGCGTGTTGACCGCGGACGGCTCGCTCGAAGACGCCTACACGGTGGCGCTGATGGTCGAGTACTGCGCTCGCATCCACCACCAGGCGCGTGCCATCGGCGAGCCGGAGATCCTGCCCGACGAGGAGATCGATCGGCTCCGCGGGAAACTCGACAGCTACGGACAGTGA
- a CDS encoding ABC transporter ATP-binding protein — MASITIDDVTKRFGEGDESVVAVDDVSLDIHDGEFVVFVGPSGSGKSTLMRIVAGLETQSEGDVKIGDTVVNQLGPRARDIAMVFQNYALYPNMTVEENMSFGLKMSTEQSDQEIEETVTSAAEMMDIGELLDNTPGELSGGQQQRVALGRAIVRDPNVFLMDEPLSNLDAKLRAEMRTEINRLQSELGVTTLYVTHDQTEAMTMGDRLVVLNYGELQQIGTPLECFYRPANQFVAGFLGSPSMNFFEGHVEGGTLRADGFDFDLTERMQTSADDRSDLVLGARPEDITLHDDPTGGHEFEAEVDVVEPMGSTSYVYLQATQQDHDQTFIAETDGQRLINEGAVVAVEIPDEDVHLFDASTGETIHQRRLDSDAEVALEEGMQTAGSTAD; from the coding sequence ATGGCTAGTATCACGATCGACGACGTAACGAAGCGGTTCGGAGAGGGCGACGAATCGGTCGTCGCAGTCGACGACGTGTCCCTCGACATCCACGACGGCGAGTTCGTCGTCTTCGTCGGACCGTCCGGCAGCGGGAAATCGACGCTCATGCGGATCGTCGCGGGGCTCGAAACCCAGAGCGAAGGCGACGTGAAGATCGGCGACACCGTCGTCAACCAACTCGGACCGCGCGCGCGCGACATCGCGATGGTGTTCCAGAACTACGCGCTGTATCCGAACATGACCGTCGAGGAGAACATGTCGTTCGGGCTGAAGATGTCGACGGAGCAGTCCGACCAGGAGATCGAGGAGACGGTCACCTCGGCGGCCGAGATGATGGACATCGGCGAACTGCTGGACAACACGCCCGGCGAACTGTCGGGCGGCCAGCAACAGCGCGTCGCGCTGGGGCGGGCGATCGTCCGGGACCCGAACGTCTTCCTGATGGACGAACCGCTCTCGAACCTGGACGCGAAACTCCGCGCGGAGATGCGGACCGAGATCAACCGCCTGCAGAGCGAACTGGGCGTCACGACGCTGTATGTCACCCACGACCAGACCGAGGCGATGACCATGGGCGACCGGCTGGTCGTCCTCAACTACGGGGAACTCCAGCAGATCGGGACGCCGCTGGAGTGTTTCTACCGGCCGGCGAACCAGTTCGTCGCCGGCTTCCTCGGCTCGCCGTCGATGAACTTCTTCGAGGGCCACGTCGAGGGTGGCACCCTGCGGGCCGACGGGTTCGACTTCGATCTGACCGAGCGGATGCAGACCTCGGCAGACGACCGGAGCGACCTCGTCCTGGGGGCCAGACCCGAGGACATCACGCTCCACGACGACCCGACCGGTGGCCACGAGTTCGAAGCGGAGGTCGACGTTGTCGAACCGATGGGGAGCACCTCCTACGTCTACCTCCAGGCAACACAGCAGGACCACGACCAGACGTTCATCGCCGAGACGGACGGCCAGCGGCTCATCAACGAGGGTGCGGTAGTCGCCGTCGAGATCCCCGACGAGGACGTGCATCTCTTCGACGCCAGCACCGGCGAGACGATCCACCAGCGACGACTCGACAGCGACGCCGAGGTCGCCCTCGAAGAAGGGATGCAGACCGCCGGAAGCACCGCTGACTGA
- a CDS encoding carbohydrate ABC transporter permease yields MATSDEEAAIGSQRLDKETRETLVRVARHTILLGWSFVVLFPLYWLVSMSLKPPGQANSLPPDWIFLPTVYNYIQLVQQSDFVAAFANSVLMVSASVVIVLLIGVPAAYVLSRYDIPKERDVLVWILSSRMLPPIAVVIPFFVIFRALNLFDTRIGMVLMYVSINLSLVVWVMKAFFDGIPETLEEAARVDGATQFQGFRKVVLPAAKPGIFSVAIISFIFAWIELLFGLVLTSFEAVPVTLFVYSFIGSRSIEWSMLAAASTAMIVPVVVFLIAVNKYLAAGLSFGVVIKE; encoded by the coding sequence ATGGCGACATCCGACGAGGAGGCTGCCATCGGCTCACAGCGCCTCGACAAGGAGACGCGGGAGACACTCGTCAGGGTCGCTCGACACACCATCCTGCTTGGCTGGTCGTTCGTCGTGCTGTTCCCGCTGTACTGGCTCGTCTCCATGTCGCTGAAACCGCCGGGACAGGCCAACTCGCTGCCGCCGGACTGGATCTTCCTGCCGACGGTGTACAACTACATCCAGTTGGTCCAGCAGTCCGATTTCGTCGCCGCCTTCGCCAACAGCGTGCTGATGGTGTCGGCGTCGGTCGTGATCGTCCTGCTGATCGGCGTGCCCGCGGCGTACGTGCTCTCGCGGTACGACATCCCCAAAGAACGGGACGTGCTCGTGTGGATCCTCTCCTCGCGCATGCTCCCGCCGATCGCCGTCGTCATCCCGTTTTTCGTCATCTTCCGGGCGCTGAACCTGTTCGACACCCGGATCGGGATGGTGTTGATGTACGTCAGCATCAACCTCTCGCTTGTCGTCTGGGTGATGAAGGCGTTCTTCGATGGCATCCCCGAGACGCTGGAGGAAGCCGCACGTGTCGACGGCGCGACGCAGTTCCAGGGCTTCCGGAAGGTCGTCCTGCCGGCGGCCAAACCGGGCATCTTCTCGGTGGCCATCATCAGCTTCATCTTCGCGTGGATCGAGCTGCTGTTCGGACTCGTGTTGACGAGCTTCGAGGCGGTGCCGGTGACGCTGTTCGTCTACTCGTTCATCGGCTCCCGGTCCATCGAGTGGTCGATGCTCGCGGCCGCCTCGACCGCGATGATCGTTCCGGTCGTCGTCTTCCTGATCGCGGTCAACAAGTATCTCGCGGCCGGCCTCAGCTTCGGTGTGGTGATCAAAGAATGA
- a CDS encoding carbohydrate ABC transporter permease, translating to MSTPTQTESANRTTLARLRDLWNDYLPYWFMAPMVLVMVMITFFPGAYDLYLSLIAEPTFNVFEAEFVGLSNFETAFTRGGAFHSFVITITVVVSALALETALGFVLAALVAGVDSGRMKGFYRVLFIIPMAVAPVSLATIGRIMLNSEIGVIPYVIETATPFAAPAFLSDVPLLTVILLDTWNWTPFMFIIFYAGLSSVPDTLVEASRVDGAPLWRRYVHVIIPYMKPVVFVATLIRLIDLFRTFGVVYGLTNGGPGTATQLVSINIYEQMFINNQLGVAAAIAIVYLVLVVALCNIIIAKVGFEGVWD from the coding sequence ATGAGCACACCTACCCAAACAGAGTCGGCAAACCGGACGACCCTCGCCAGACTCCGGGATCTCTGGAACGACTACCTCCCGTACTGGTTCATGGCACCGATGGTGCTGGTGATGGTGATGATCACCTTCTTCCCTGGTGCCTACGACCTCTATCTCAGCCTGATCGCCGAACCGACGTTCAACGTCTTCGAGGCGGAGTTCGTCGGGCTCAGCAACTTCGAGACGGCGTTCACCCGGGGCGGCGCGTTCCACTCGTTCGTCATCACGATCACCGTCGTCGTCAGCGCACTGGCCCTGGAGACCGCGCTCGGATTCGTCTTGGCGGCACTGGTCGCCGGCGTCGACTCCGGTCGCATGAAGGGGTTCTACCGGGTGCTGTTCATCATCCCGATGGCTGTCGCGCCCGTGTCGCTCGCGACGATCGGCCGGATCATGCTGAACAGCGAGATCGGTGTCATCCCGTACGTGATCGAGACGGCGACGCCGTTTGCGGCCCCCGCGTTCCTCTCGGACGTGCCGCTGTTGACGGTGATCCTGCTGGACACGTGGAACTGGACGCCGTTCATGTTCATCATCTTCTACGCCGGCCTCTCGTCGGTGCCCGACACGCTCGTCGAGGCCTCCCGCGTCGACGGCGCGCCGCTGTGGCGCCGCTACGTCCACGTCATCATCCCGTACATGAAGCCAGTGGTGTTCGTCGCCACGCTCATCCGGCTCATCGACCTGTTCCGGACCTTCGGCGTCGTCTACGGGCTGACCAACGGCGGACCGGGGACGGCCACTCAGCTCGTCAGCATCAACATCTACGAACAGATGTTCATCAACAACCAACTGGGCGTGGCCGCGGCCATCGCCATCGTCTACCTCGTCCTCGTGGTGGCGCTGTGTAACATCATCATCGCGAAGGTCGGCTTCGAGGGGGTGTGGGACTGA
- a CDS encoding extracellular solute-binding protein — MTERNRRNFIKATGVGLLGGLAGCTRGGSSGSGGGDGSSGGNGSSGDSTESSSGSDGDLAIPLEEYQSADIDWRQFEGSQINIGAVQHPWVSAIKPAVPVFEELTGIDVVWNILPEQQFRTKRQTDVSTGAGQFDIFYMDQVVNQFREEGWIQPLDPYFDDSSLYDEEWYQPDDLFEASKWQAHGGGYSDSWTGIPITVEVQTQFYRTDLYEKHDLEVAETLEQFRQNAQTIHENESDVVGTVGRGQKGYGMNIYILNTFLREYGAELWTEFPNDSGLDTDGVIEAAEWYTSLLQDYGPEGASTQTWSDVLATMQEGRAGHIVADANLFWPGLTGEDSQVGEDIGIAKAPRPADGTFSPNAFNWQISTSKNASNSEQAFLFMLWASSEPTNTWMHLDNGAAFSVRQSVWENDEFRSRVGDNFAQVTLESLQEAAPDPFDRKYPEWGQRYSEELQRAIAGQKSAEAAMTRAAEVAEDIYSG; from the coding sequence ATGACAGAGCGCAACAGGCGGAACTTTATCAAAGCGACAGGTGTCGGACTGCTCGGCGGCCTCGCAGGCTGTACGCGAGGCGGGTCGAGTGGCTCGGGCGGTGGCGACGGATCGAGCGGCGGTAACGGGTCCAGCGGCGATTCGACCGAGTCCAGTTCCGGATCCGACGGCGACCTCGCCATCCCGCTGGAGGAGTACCAGAGCGCAGACATCGACTGGCGGCAGTTCGAGGGGTCACAGATCAACATCGGTGCCGTCCAGCACCCGTGGGTGTCGGCCATCAAGCCCGCGGTGCCCGTCTTCGAGGAACTGACGGGGATCGATGTCGTCTGGAACATCCTCCCGGAACAGCAGTTCCGGACCAAGCGACAGACCGATGTCAGCACCGGCGCCGGGCAGTTCGACATCTTCTACATGGATCAGGTCGTCAATCAGTTCCGCGAGGAGGGCTGGATTCAACCCCTCGATCCGTACTTCGACGACAGCAGTCTCTACGACGAGGAGTGGTACCAGCCCGACGACCTCTTCGAGGCCTCGAAGTGGCAGGCCCACGGCGGCGGCTACAGCGACTCCTGGACGGGCATCCCCATCACCGTCGAGGTCCAGACCCAGTTCTACCGAACGGACCTCTACGAGAAACACGACCTCGAAGTCGCCGAGACGCTCGAACAGTTCCGGCAGAACGCACAGACGATCCACGAGAACGAGTCCGACGTGGTCGGGACGGTCGGCCGCGGCCAGAAGGGTTACGGGATGAACATCTACATCCTGAACACGTTCCTGCGCGAGTACGGCGCCGAGCTCTGGACCGAGTTCCCGAACGACTCGGGACTGGACACCGACGGTGTCATCGAGGCGGCCGAGTGGTACACCAGCCTCCTCCAGGACTACGGTCCCGAGGGCGCGTCGACCCAGACGTGGTCCGACGTGCTCGCGACGATGCAGGAGGGGCGGGCCGGTCACATCGTCGCCGACGCAAACCTGTTCTGGCCGGGCCTGACCGGCGAGGACTCTCAGGTCGGCGAAGACATCGGTATCGCGAAGGCGCCGCGACCGGCCGACGGGACGTTCTCGCCGAACGCGTTCAACTGGCAGATCTCCACGTCGAAGAACGCCTCGAACTCCGAACAGGCGTTCCTGTTCATGCTGTGGGCGTCCTCCGAGCCGACCAACACCTGGATGCACCTCGACAACGGCGCGGCGTTCTCGGTGCGTCAGTCGGTCTGGGAGAACGACGAGTTCCGCTCGCGCGTCGGCGACAACTTCGCGCAGGTCACGCTCGAATCCCTGCAGGAGGCCGCACCGGACCCGTTCGACCGGAAGTACCCCGAGTGGGGCCAGCGCTACTCCGAGGAACTCCAGCGCGCTATCGCTGGCCAGAAGTCCGCCGAGGCGGCGATGACGCGGGCCGCGGAGGTCGCGGAAGACATCTACAGCGGCTGA
- a CDS encoding galactitol-1-phosphate 5-dehydrogenase has translation MRATTLTDVGEIEVQERERPEPKPNEVLVEVGACSVCMTDYHMYHGTFAAPTPLVLGHESAGTVVDVGTDVDTFAAGDRVAINPTVPCNACSYCKRGETHLCENNTSIGGAGETILDGAFAEYVRVPAINVEDIGEMSFERAALAEPLACCLHGVEQTDLTPGDSVAIIGAGPIGLLLLQSFRIAGAAPIVVSEPDDERREIAAELGADAVVDPEEEDPETAIPEAAGGAVDVGAEAIGLVPTIKQANAVTAQGGSTLVFGVPDQEATMEVSPFDIFFDEVDYRGSFSLTTEDFERAVTLLQQGRIDADTLVTERIGLDDLPTAFERMENGEGLKKVVVPGASD, from the coding sequence ATGCGAGCGACCACACTCACAGACGTTGGCGAGATCGAAGTCCAGGAACGGGAACGCCCCGAACCGAAGCCGAACGAGGTGCTCGTCGAAGTCGGTGCCTGCAGCGTCTGCATGACCGATTATCACATGTACCACGGGACCTTCGCCGCCCCGACGCCGCTGGTGCTCGGTCACGAGAGCGCCGGGACCGTCGTCGATGTCGGGACCGATGTCGACACGTTCGCCGCGGGTGACCGTGTCGCGATCAATCCGACTGTCCCCTGTAACGCCTGTTCGTACTGCAAGCGCGGGGAGACACACCTCTGTGAGAACAACACGAGCATCGGCGGTGCCGGCGAGACGATCCTCGACGGCGCGTTCGCAGAGTACGTCCGCGTACCGGCCATCAACGTCGAAGACATCGGCGAGATGTCCTTCGAGCGGGCCGCGTTGGCCGAACCACTGGCCTGCTGTCTCCACGGTGTCGAACAGACGGATCTCACGCCGGGCGACAGCGTCGCCATCATCGGTGCCGGTCCGATCGGGCTCCTCCTGTTGCAGTCGTTCCGCATCGCCGGCGCCGCACCCATCGTGGTCTCCGAACCGGACGACGAGCGCCGCGAGATCGCCGCCGAACTCGGCGCCGACGCCGTCGTCGACCCCGAGGAGGAAGACCCCGAGACGGCGATCCCCGAGGCCGCCGGCGGTGCCGTCGACGTTGGCGCGGAGGCGATCGGACTCGTACCGACGATCAAACAGGCCAACGCGGTGACTGCCCAGGGCGGCTCGACGCTCGTCTTCGGCGTCCCGGACCAGGAGGCGACCATGGAGGTCAGCCCCTTCGACATCTTCTTCGACGAGGTCGACTACCGGGGTTCGTTCTCCCTGACGACGGAGGACTTCGAGCGAGCGGTGACGCTGCTCCAGCAGGGTCGGATCGACGCGGACACCCTCGTCACAGAACGGATCGGACTCGACGACTTGCCGACGGCGTTCGAGCGCATGGAGAACGGCGAGGGACTGAAGAAAGTCGTCGTCCCGGGCGCCAGCGACTGA
- a CDS encoding IclR family transcriptional regulator — MSDTPSYTIDATETSLDLLELLVQSADPMGVTALADRLGVAKSVVYNHLATLRERGYVVKRGDRYEPSLKPLDVGSQTRAAMPIYESARHHLDNLAAASGETTVLFVLEAGSGVPVYIAEASDGWSPRFHEGQRYPLHVNAPGKAILASLPEERVDEILAATDLVAPTEATITRRDELKATLRGVREDTVAFCRGEQYEGIVGAAAPVSVSDADCVAALGICGPVDRLSGRYLEEDITGQVVSTAKSIQVDLRSR, encoded by the coding sequence ATGAGCGACACACCAAGCTACACCATCGACGCGACGGAAACGTCGCTCGACCTGCTCGAACTCCTGGTGCAATCGGCCGACCCGATGGGCGTGACGGCGCTTGCCGACCGCCTCGGGGTCGCAAAGAGCGTCGTCTACAACCACCTCGCGACGTTGCGTGAGCGTGGCTACGTCGTCAAGCGTGGCGACCGATACGAACCCTCGCTCAAACCCCTGGACGTCGGTTCACAGACGCGTGCGGCGATGCCCATCTACGAGTCCGCGCGCCACCACCTCGACAACCTCGCCGCTGCTTCCGGGGAGACGACAGTGCTGTTCGTCCTCGAAGCGGGGTCGGGCGTGCCGGTCTACATCGCCGAGGCCAGCGACGGCTGGTCGCCGCGTTTCCACGAGGGCCAGCGCTATCCACTCCACGTAAACGCACCGGGGAAGGCGATTCTGGCGTCGCTGCCGGAGGAGCGCGTCGACGAGATTCTGGCGGCCACCGACCTCGTCGCGCCGACCGAGGCCACGATAACCCGGCGGGACGAACTCAAAGCCACGCTCCGGGGAGTCCGCGAGGACACCGTCGCGTTCTGTAGAGGAGAACAGTACGAGGGGATCGTCGGTGCCGCCGCCCCGGTGTCGGTCAGCGATGCCGACTGCGTGGCAGCGCTCGGCATCTGTGGTCCGGTAGACCGACTGAGCGGGCGGTACCTCGAAGAGGACATCACCGGCCAGGTCGTCAGCACCGCGAAGTCGATTCAGGTCGACCTCCGGAGTCGATGA